One genomic region from Aminivibrio pyruvatiphilus encodes:
- a CDS encoding A/G-specific adenine glycosylase, with amino-acid sequence MTKKELFTSRQGAEQAASALLDWYDRVRRPFPWRETTDPYKIWISEVMLQQTQTSRAADYYLRWTGLFPTAEALARAPEEDVLKAWEGLGYYGRARNLRAAAKVIADTLGRKLPESYEELLALPGVGPYTAGAVASIAFGLPVPAVDANGKRVFSRLLDLGCPVDRSAGEGAVREAFSLMLPRDRPGDFNQAVMELGATLCVPRSPKCGECPLSGVCRARERGTALLRPVFSRREKGETAEGRMLVLLRDGKVYLRKRPSRGLWAGFEEFPWEAPPAEPLLPHALSRTEGADFGLIRCSFTRWRITLRVVIVPVPDGLEENAPGGRWAGGDELASLPLPAGSARVRKMLFRAGLIACLSRTPKAGAE; translated from the coding sequence ATGACGAAAAAGGAACTCTTCACCTCCCGGCAGGGAGCGGAGCAGGCGGCATCAGCCCTTCTGGACTGGTATGACAGGGTCCGGCGTCCCTTTCCCTGGAGGGAGACCACTGACCCGTACAAAATCTGGATTTCCGAGGTGATGCTGCAGCAGACCCAGACATCCCGGGCAGCGGACTACTACCTCCGGTGGACCGGCCTCTTCCCCACGGCGGAAGCCCTTGCCCGCGCCCCCGAGGAGGACGTCCTCAAGGCATGGGAGGGACTGGGCTATTACGGCAGGGCACGGAACCTCCGGGCAGCGGCGAAGGTGATCGCCGATACCCTGGGCAGAAAGCTTCCGGAGTCCTACGAGGAACTCCTGGCTCTTCCGGGAGTAGGCCCCTACACAGCCGGAGCGGTGGCGAGCATCGCCTTCGGCCTTCCCGTTCCGGCGGTAGACGCCAACGGGAAACGGGTCTTCTCCCGCCTTCTTGACCTCGGCTGCCCCGTGGACCGTTCCGCCGGCGAGGGAGCCGTCCGGGAGGCCTTTTCCCTCATGCTTCCCCGGGACCGCCCCGGGGACTTCAACCAGGCGGTGATGGAGCTGGGGGCTACCCTCTGCGTCCCCCGGTCGCCCAAGTGCGGTGAATGCCCCCTATCAGGCGTCTGCCGCGCCCGCGAACGGGGAACCGCCCTGCTCCGGCCCGTCTTTTCCAGGCGGGAAAAGGGGGAGACGGCGGAGGGGCGCATGCTCGTCCTTCTCAGGGATGGAAAAGTCTATCTCCGGAAGCGCCCTTCCCGGGGACTCTGGGCCGGCTTCGAAGAGTTCCCCTGGGAAGCTCCCCCGGCGGAGCCTCTCCTGCCCCATGCGCTTTCTCGGACCGAAGGGGCTGATTTCGGCCTGATCCGGTGCTCCTTCACCCGGTGGCGCATCACCCTCCGGGTGGTGATCGTTCCGGTTCCGGACGGCCTGGAAGAGAACGCTCCCGGCGGGAGATGGGCCGGAGGTGACGAACTCGCCTCCCTTCCCCTCCCCGCCGGGAGCGCCAGGGTACGGAAGATGCTCTTCCGGGCGGGGCTTATCGCCTGCCTGTCCCGAACACCGAAAGCCGGGGCAGAATGA
- a CDS encoding agmatinase family protein: protein MKPFTDPAYAGIATFLRAPASAPDDLREGDIAIAGIPFDTTCGSRQGARFGPRGIREGSLHFVYQMDALNKGDKTMINAVTGETVRFPFRDAVRDLGDFTVYPADVERTSASVRDGVEEIVLKGAFPVLLGGDHYVTFPAVEGFERAWKKKKAAPKLGYIHIDSHLDLSDDTEAWGRLYHGSTARRVSELECFSPSNMVWIGASGGFVSRDRWDFLQNSGTVQFSMADIESLGVGEVVRRAAAIASAGCDSVYVTIDIDVVDHAFAPGTGSYVYGGITSFQFLQLMDALRTVPAGAVDLVEVAPPLDPTGTTSRLAATGLIRFLLPRLSGR, encoded by the coding sequence GTGAAACCCTTTACCGACCCGGCCTATGCCGGCATTGCCACGTTCCTGAGAGCCCCCGCAAGTGCCCCGGACGACCTTCGGGAGGGGGATATCGCCATTGCGGGCATTCCCTTCGACACCACCTGCGGCTCCCGGCAGGGGGCCCGTTTCGGGCCGAGGGGCATCCGCGAGGGAAGCCTGCATTTCGTCTACCAGATGGACGCCCTGAACAAGGGGGACAAGACCATGATCAACGCCGTCACGGGAGAGACGGTCCGGTTTCCCTTCCGGGACGCGGTCCGTGACCTTGGGGACTTCACCGTGTATCCCGCCGACGTGGAGCGCACCTCCGCTTCCGTGAGGGACGGGGTGGAGGAGATAGTCCTGAAGGGTGCCTTTCCCGTGCTGCTCGGCGGCGACCATTACGTCACCTTTCCGGCCGTGGAGGGGTTCGAGCGGGCGTGGAAGAAGAAAAAAGCCGCTCCGAAACTGGGCTATATTCACATCGACTCCCACCTCGACCTGTCCGATGACACGGAGGCCTGGGGCAGGCTCTACCACGGCTCCACGGCGAGACGGGTGAGCGAGCTTGAATGCTTCTCGCCCTCAAACATGGTCTGGATCGGTGCGAGCGGAGGGTTCGTCAGCAGGGACAGGTGGGATTTCCTGCAGAATTCGGGGACCGTCCAGTTCTCCATGGCCGATATCGAATCCCTGGGCGTCGGCGAAGTGGTCCGCCGGGCGGCGGCCATCGCTTCCGCCGGCTGCGATTCAGTGTACGTCACCATCGATATCGACGTGGTGGACCATGCTTTTGCCCCGGGGACGGGGTCCTATGTCTACGGAGGCATTACGTCCTTCCAGTTCCTTCAGCTTATGGACGCTCTCCGCACGGTGCCCGCCGGGGCCGTGGACCTGGTGGAAGTCGCCCCACCCCTGGACCCGACGGGAACCACGTCCCGCCTTGCGGCCACGGGTCTCATCCGGTTTCTTCTTCCCCGGCTCTCGGGGCGGTGA
- a CDS encoding bifunctional helix-turn-helix transcriptional regulator/GNAT family N-acetyltransferase → MKDIPEQFTKQIRSFNRFYTGIIGAVNQSVLNSPFSLAEARVLYEIKHNNSPTASEINVQLGLDPGYLSRIIRRFEHDELLEKERSPLDGRAYILRLTPRGEHVLKALEKAAEQKTSDLLAPLPKVDVDTLLRSMENIRNILTSEPREVIIRPAKPGDLGIMASQHMDFYMKEYGLDSTFEYYLFEGMARFLKNREAGKGGAWVADHNGTVVGSIAIDHEDDGTAKLRWLLVHPEFRGMGLGRRLMDEVMEFCRLNLYRRIYLWTFSELREARHLYELYGFSPTEEVKHEIWGREITEERWDYLLFDPEEEEA, encoded by the coding sequence GTGAAGGACATTCCCGAACAGTTTACGAAACAAATACGGAGTTTCAACAGATTTTATACCGGGATCATAGGAGCAGTCAACCAGTCGGTGCTCAACAGTCCCTTCTCCCTCGCCGAGGCACGGGTTCTCTATGAGATCAAGCACAACAACTCCCCCACCGCAAGCGAGATCAACGTCCAGCTTGGACTGGACCCGGGCTACCTCAGCAGGATAATCCGGCGGTTCGAGCATGACGAACTCCTCGAAAAAGAACGGTCCCCCCTGGACGGCAGGGCCTACATCCTCCGACTCACCCCCCGTGGCGAACACGTCCTCAAAGCCCTCGAAAAAGCGGCGGAACAAAAGACTTCAGACCTTCTGGCCCCATTGCCGAAAGTGGATGTGGACACCCTCCTCCGGTCCATGGAGAACATCCGGAACATTCTGACCAGCGAGCCCAGGGAAGTGATCATCAGGCCGGCGAAGCCCGGAGATCTGGGGATAATGGCCTCCCAGCACATGGACTTCTACATGAAGGAGTACGGCCTCGACAGTACCTTCGAGTACTATCTCTTCGAGGGTATGGCCCGCTTCCTCAAAAACAGGGAGGCCGGAAAGGGCGGAGCCTGGGTTGCCGATCACAACGGCACCGTGGTCGGATCCATCGCCATCGACCACGAGGACGACGGGACGGCCAAGCTCCGGTGGCTCCTGGTCCATCCGGAATTCCGGGGCATGGGACTCGGCAGACGCCTCATGGACGAAGTCATGGAGTTCTGCAGGCTGAACCTCTACCGACGCATCTACCTCTGGACCTTTTCGGAACTCAGGGAAGCCCGTCACCTCTACGAACTGTACGGCTTCTCCCCCACGGAGGAAGTGAAGCATGAAATCTGGGGGAGAGAAATCACAGAAGAACGCTGGGACTACCTGCTCTTCGACCCGGAGGAAGAGGAAGCCTAG
- a CDS encoding VIT1/CCC1 transporter family protein, whose amino-acid sequence MKSVTEETRSILLEFQRTEITEHAIYSALAGRLKGPNRDLFRRIAEDEKRHASVWERYTGVSLSPDRWKVVLFVLLAMVMGITFAIKLMEKGEERAEKNYGAVKEAIPEAAEILREETEHEAALADLIDEERLRYMSSMILGLNDALVELTGALAGFTFALGSGKVVAMAGSITGIAAALSMSASEYLSQKSEEGDRKPLKAAVYTGIAYLGTVVVLVFPYMVFDSPFAALALTLLNGVGIILFFTFFMSVVRDAPFRKSFLEMLSISLGVAGISFLIGYLARLFLGVEL is encoded by the coding sequence ATGAAGTCTGTAACCGAAGAAACACGGTCGATCCTTCTTGAGTTTCAGCGGACGGAGATCACGGAGCATGCCATTTACTCGGCACTGGCGGGGCGGCTGAAGGGCCCCAACAGGGACCTGTTCCGGAGAATCGCCGAAGATGAAAAGCGGCACGCTTCCGTCTGGGAGCGGTACACCGGTGTTTCCCTTTCTCCGGACAGGTGGAAGGTGGTCCTTTTCGTCCTGCTTGCCATGGTGATGGGCATCACCTTCGCCATCAAGCTCATGGAAAAGGGTGAGGAACGGGCGGAGAAGAACTACGGCGCGGTGAAGGAGGCCATTCCCGAAGCCGCCGAAATTCTCAGGGAGGAGACGGAGCACGAGGCAGCCCTTGCCGACCTCATCGACGAAGAGCGCCTCCGGTACATGAGCTCCATGATCCTCGGGCTGAACGACGCCCTGGTGGAGCTGACGGGAGCTCTGGCGGGCTTCACCTTCGCCCTGGGCAGCGGCAAGGTGGTGGCCATGGCGGGAAGCATCACCGGCATCGCTGCTGCCCTTTCCATGTCGGCGTCCGAGTACCTCTCCCAGAAGTCCGAGGAGGGAGACCGGAAGCCCCTCAAGGCGGCGGTGTACACGGGCATTGCCTACCTGGGCACCGTGGTGGTGCTGGTCTTCCCCTATATGGTTTTTGACAGTCCCTTTGCGGCCCTGGCGCTGACCCTGCTGAACGGCGTTGGCATCATTCTGTTCTTCACCTTTTTCATGTCGGTGGTCCGGGATGCGCCCTTCCGGAAGAGCTTTCTCGAGATGCTTTCCATCAGCCTCGGCGTGGCGGGCATCTCCTTCCTCATCGGATACCTCGCCAGGCTTTTTCTCGGCGTGGAGCTCTGA
- a CDS encoding MSMEG_6728 family protein: protein MQTFLPYPDFFRSAEVLDVRRLGKQRVEAFQLLNALSPEYALRGWRNHPARIMWSAHPSALAFYGVVVCRRWTGLGYRDTCRDKILGALNIMGGDGDEERLEGRYRDALAGKGREFLPPWFGDETFHRSHRSNLLRKDPEWYGRFGWSEGPDLPYAWPVPAAEEMKRS from the coding sequence ATGCAGACCTTTCTTCCCTACCCCGATTTTTTCCGGTCCGCAGAGGTGCTGGATGTCCGGAGGCTCGGAAAGCAGAGGGTGGAGGCCTTCCAGCTTCTGAACGCTCTGTCGCCGGAGTACGCTCTCCGGGGGTGGCGGAATCACCCGGCCCGGATCATGTGGAGCGCCCATCCGTCGGCCCTTGCCTTCTACGGGGTGGTGGTGTGCCGACGATGGACCGGGCTGGGCTACCGGGACACCTGCAGGGACAAGATCCTGGGCGCACTGAATATCATGGGCGGCGACGGCGACGAGGAACGGCTCGAAGGGCGGTACCGGGACGCCCTCGCCGGGAAGGGACGGGAGTTTCTGCCTCCCTGGTTCGGCGACGAAACCTTCCACCGGTCCCACCGCTCGAACCTCCTGCGAAAGGATCCCGAGTGGTACGGCCGGTTCGGTTGGAGCGAAGGACCAGATCTTCCCTACGCCTGGCCTGTCCCGGCGGCTGAAGAAATGAAAAGGAGCTGA
- a CDS encoding B12-binding domain-containing radical SAM protein, which produces MSDLSSFFRKMTGAVVLGVNPPVHDFTFFDLWAKPLGLLFLLDLLRRQGNTVFLADCIFEGRTGDLSFGRNAVRKTEIPKPACLAGIPRRYHRFGLGEEDFRVLLESCPAPDYILVTSMMTYWYGGVFSCIQTLREVFPGIPVILGGVYARLCPDHAKLSGADMIQTEPLDLDFSLPATDLYLGLRYGVLATTFGCPFRCEYCASRLLEPSCRRRDPALVLEDAARQLSSGEVRDLAFYDDALLTGKERHLYPLLETLNERYPGLGLHTPNGLHVREIDGECASVLKKSGFQTLRLSFESSDPGMQHRGSDKTSDEEYLSALASLRKAGFSDRQMETYILAGVPGQSVESVERSIRFVLEHGGNPRIAEFSPVPGTPSFEEAAATLPALRDEPLLSNKTAYSAYLAGAMSPRELQALKDMAKAGTAR; this is translated from the coding sequence GTGTCCGATCTGTCGTCCTTCTTTCGCAAAATGACGGGAGCCGTGGTCCTGGGGGTCAACCCCCCAGTCCATGATTTCACCTTTTTCGACCTGTGGGCCAAGCCCCTGGGGCTCCTCTTCCTGCTGGACCTCCTCCGCCGCCAGGGAAACACGGTCTTCCTGGCGGACTGCATCTTTGAGGGACGGACGGGAGATCTCTCCTTCGGAAGAAACGCCGTCAGGAAGACGGAGATACCCAAGCCGGCCTGCCTCGCCGGAATACCGAGGAGATATCACCGTTTCGGTCTCGGCGAAGAAGATTTCCGCGTCCTCCTTGAAAGCTGCCCTGCCCCCGACTACATTCTCGTGACCTCCATGATGACCTACTGGTACGGCGGAGTCTTCAGCTGCATCCAGACCCTCCGGGAGGTGTTCCCCGGCATCCCGGTGATCCTCGGCGGGGTGTATGCCCGGCTCTGCCCGGACCACGCAAAACTCTCGGGAGCCGACATGATCCAGACGGAACCTCTGGACCTCGATTTTTCCCTGCCGGCCACCGACCTGTACCTGGGACTGCGGTACGGCGTCCTGGCCACGACCTTCGGCTGCCCCTTCCGGTGCGAATACTGCGCCTCCCGCCTCCTCGAGCCGTCCTGCAGGAGAAGGGATCCCGCTCTCGTGCTGGAAGACGCGGCACGGCAGCTCTCGAGCGGTGAAGTCAGAGATCTTGCCTTCTACGACGACGCCCTCCTGACAGGAAAGGAACGGCATCTGTACCCCCTTCTCGAAACGTTGAACGAACGGTACCCCGGCCTCGGACTCCACACCCCCAACGGCCTCCACGTCCGGGAGATCGACGGCGAATGCGCTTCGGTGCTCAAGAAAAGCGGATTCCAGACCCTGCGGCTCAGTTTTGAAAGCTCTGACCCGGGCATGCAGCACAGAGGATCGGACAAGACATCAGACGAAGAATACCTGTCCGCCCTGGCTTCCCTCAGGAAAGCCGGCTTTTCGGACCGGCAGATGGAGACCTACATCCTCGCCGGAGTGCCGGGCCAGTCGGTTGAATCGGTGGAGCGTTCCATCCGCTTCGTCCTGGAACACGGCGGCAATCCGAGAATTGCGGAGTTTTCCCCCGTTCCGGGAACCCCGTCCTTTGAAGAGGCTGCCGCGACGCTCCCCGCACTCAGGGACGAACCCCTGCTCTCAAACAAGACGGCCTATTCCGCCTATCTTGCCGGCGCCATGTCCCCCCGGGAGCTCCAGGCCCTCAAGGACATGGCGAAGGCGGGAACGGCACGCTAG
- the thiT gene encoding energy-coupled thiamine transporter ThiT: MAGDKNRILVEGALAVALSVVFSALRLWTMPQGGSITLEMVPLFLFALRRGGKAGCFAGAVSGLMQLMTGGYVVHPLQAVLDYPAAFGVLGLAGFFAGRPLAGMALSGLLRFGCHVLSGVIFFGSFAPEGTNVWLYSSVYNGSFLLPTLIVSAVLVHLILPRLSVFGTGRR; encoded by the coding sequence ATGGCCGGTGATAAAAACAGGATTCTTGTGGAAGGCGCCCTCGCTGTGGCCCTTTCGGTTGTCTTTTCTGCGCTGAGACTCTGGACCATGCCCCAGGGAGGCTCCATCACCCTGGAGATGGTGCCTCTCTTCCTCTTCGCCCTGCGGAGGGGAGGAAAGGCCGGATGTTTCGCCGGCGCTGTCTCAGGTCTCATGCAGCTCATGACGGGGGGCTACGTGGTGCATCCCCTTCAGGCTGTGCTGGACTATCCGGCGGCCTTCGGCGTTCTCGGCCTGGCCGGGTTTTTCGCAGGCAGGCCCCTGGCCGGAATGGCCCTTTCGGGGCTGCTGCGGTTCGGATGCCATGTTCTCTCCGGCGTGATCTTCTTCGGCAGCTTCGCCCCCGAGGGGACCAACGTCTGGCTCTATTCCTCGGTCTACAACGGCTCGTTCCTTCTTCCCACCCTGATTGTGTCCGCCGTGCTGGTGCACCTCATTCTGCCCCGGCTTTCGGTGTTCGGGACAGGCAGGCGATAA